The Coleofasciculus sp. FACHB-T130 genome contains the following window.
TTCCCCAATATAGCGGCGAGTACCAAGTTCTCGCAGATGGCTCCTTATCCCTACCCTTGATTGGAACCCTATCGGTTCAGGGGCTAACCGTGCCACAAGCGACGAATGCCATTTCATCTGCATACTTTCGCTTCCTCAAACGACCCATCATCACTATTAGCGTTCTGTCTCCTCGCCCTATCAATGTTCGGGTGGGAGGAGAGGTGACTCGCCCAGGGGGCTTCACAATTCCCCTGATAGCTGGAGTCGGGAGCGTGCCTGGGTTCCAATATCCCACCGTAACCCAGGCAATTGAGCTGGCACAGGGAATTACGCTGACGGCTGATATTCGTAAGGTTCAGGTGCGTCGCAAGCTAGCATCCGGTTCCGAGCAAGTAATCAATCTGAATCTTTGGGATCTGATACAAACCGGCGACAGCAGGCAAGATTTAAATTTGCGGGATGGAGACACTGTCTTTATTCCCACAACCAGCACCATTAACTTAGACGAAGTACGCCAAATTGCCACGACTCGTTTTTCACCTCCTTTAGAGGAACCCCGCAGTGTTGCAGTCGTAGGAGAAGTCAACCGTCCTGGTACTTATGTTGTGATTGGAGGAAAGACAACACTAGAGCAAAGAACCCTGGGGCTGCCAACTGTAACGCGGGCAATCGATTTGGCTGGGGGGATTAAGCCCTTGGCAGATATTCGCCGTATCCAGCTGCGGCGACTCACCAAAGCAGGGACAGAACAAATCATCGATCTGAATCTTTGGCAACTCTTGCAGGCTGGGGATTTCAGTCAAGATACGCTTTTGCAAGATGGAGATACCATTTTCATTCCCACTGCATCAGCAGTTAACCCGGCAGAAATTTCTGAATTAGCGACCACTAGCTTTTCTCCCGGTACTATTAAGGTAAGTGTGGTCGGAGAAGTGAAAAGTCCAGGAGTGGTGCAGGTTGCGCCAAACACAACCTTGAATCAAGCATTGCTGACTGCGGGAGGATTCAATGATGCTAGAGCGAATCGAAAGGCGGTTGATTTAATTCGCCTCAACCCTGACGGTACAGTGTCAAAGAGTAAAGTCAATATTGATTTAACCCAAGGAATCAATGAGACAAATAATCCACTCGTCCGCAATAACGACATTATTGTCGTCAGCCGTTCTGGAAGCGCCAAAACTTCTGACAGTGTGCGAACATTCTTAGAACCGATCGAAAAGGTTTTCACATTCTTCAACATTTTTAATTTATTTGGAATTTTGGGAGACGATGACTAGGTAAGCATATATTCAGGGTGTATCTATAAACGTTTTCTTAAACCGTAGTTAGCTTTTTTTGTTCTATCTACTTCTATCTAATAGGTAAATGGATACCGAACACAATTCACAGCCGTTCTTTAATAAGCGCACTAGCAATAGCAAGTTGACTCAGTCCTTGCCAGGGCACCTGACTCGACCCTCTGACGACAGTGATGAACAGAAGCTGGACTTGGCATGGCTATTAGGGGTTGTGCGCCGCCGACTCCCAGTTATGGCAGGGGTAACAATTATATTAACTGTCATGTCAGGAAGCATGATTGTCTTTACCTCAAAGCAGATTGCTCCAGAATACGAAGGAGCTTTTCGGCTTTTGGTGGAACCCGTGACTGCTGAAGATAGATTGGCGAAGCAATTTTTATCGTCTCAAACGAACAATGCAGATATCCAAAAAATCGAAGTAGAAAAATCTAGTTTATTGGATTACGAGACGCAAATTCGAGTTTTGCAAAGTACGAAATTGATGTTGCCAGTCATCAAGGAATTGCAAAAAAAATATCCGGAGATAACATATAACTCCTTGATGACGAAACTCTTAATTTTTCGAGTCAATTATGAAAAAGATGGAGTTCAATACGGCACCAAAATTTTAGAAGTTAGTTACCGGGATGAAGACCAGCAAAAAATTCAGTTTGTATTGAATAGTCTTTATAAAAATTATCTGAACTACAGCCGCCAAGAGCGCCTGTCAAGCCTCAAGCAGGGAATTGACTTTATCAATCAGCAGCTACCTCAGTTACAGGGGCAAGTTGATACGCTGCAAGCACAACTCCAAAAACTGCGGCAGCAGTATAATGTCAGCGATCCGGAAC
Protein-coding sequences here:
- a CDS encoding SLBB domain-containing protein — protein: MVDLGFYRQLTRTSAGITLVATFAFACPNPTQGTVPRFQKPTILAQANTNPARPDIAYTLGGGDRIRLDIFEVPQYSGEYQVLADGSLSLPLIGTLSVQGLTVPQATNAISSAYFRFLKRPIITISVLSPRPINVRVGGEVTRPGGFTIPLIAGVGSVPGFQYPTVTQAIELAQGITLTADIRKVQVRRKLASGSEQVINLNLWDLIQTGDSRQDLNLRDGDTVFIPTTSTINLDEVRQIATTRFSPPLEEPRSVAVVGEVNRPGTYVVIGGKTTLEQRTLGLPTVTRAIDLAGGIKPLADIRRIQLRRLTKAGTEQIIDLNLWQLLQAGDFSQDTLLQDGDTIFIPTASAVNPAEISELATTSFSPGTIKVSVVGEVKSPGVVQVAPNTTLNQALLTAGGFNDARANRKAVDLIRLNPDGTVSKSKVNIDLTQGINETNNPLVRNNDIIVVSRSGSAKTSDSVRTFLEPIEKVFTFFNIFNLFGILGDDD